From Herpetosiphonaceae bacterium:
CAGGCCACGCTTACGCACCGCCTCGATGTCATCCTGATACTTGAGGATCGCGCCGAGCGTATCGTCGACCGTCTCGACATCCAGCGCCGTACGGTCGAGCGCCGTCAGCGCGGCCACCCAGTCGAGCGTCTCGGCGATCCCCGGCAGCTTATACAGGTCCATCTTGCGCAGCTCGTGAACGAAGGCCACTACCTGACGGCTCAGCCGCTCGTCGATGCCGGGCACGCGCGCGTGGACGATCTCGATCTCTTTCTGGATCGAGGGATAGTCGATCCAGTGATAGAGGCAGCGGCGCTTGAGCGCGTCGTGGATCTCGCGGGTGCGGTTGGAGGTCAGCACCACCACGGGTGGTCGCGCGGCGGCGATCGTGCCGATCTCAGGGATTGAGATCTGAAAATCGCTCAGCACCTCAAGCAGAAACGCCTCAAACTCATCGTCGGCCCGATCAAGCTCGTCGACCAGCAGCACCGGCGGTCGCTCCTCCGCGCTGCTCTCGATCGCCTGAAGCAGCGGACGTTTGAGCAGAAAATCGGGGCCGAAAATATCGTGGATCGCGCGATCTTTGGACTCGCCCTCAAGCTCGGCGGCGCGCAGATAGAGCATCTGGCGAGGAAAATTCCACTCATAGACCGCCGTCGAGACATCGAGGCCCTCGTAGCATTGGAGACGAATCAGCCGCGTGTCGAGCAGCCGCGCCAGCACCTTGGCGATCTCGGTCTTCCCGACACCGGCCTCGCCCTCAAGCAGCAGCGGCTTGCCGAGCTTCAGCGCCAGATAAACGGCGGTCGCCAGCGAGCGATCGGCGACATAGGCGTGCGCGGCCAGCGCGGATTGCAGCTCGTCGATCGATCTGAACATTGGCGTCGGGGACATAACGTTCGCTCCCTCCTTCCGGGCGCGTCGGCGGCGCATCCCGCTGCCTGTATCGTACCACGATCGTTCCAGATCGAAACGCAGGCAGCGCGGAGCCACTTGTCACCGCCACACAACCGCGATTGGAACCGCCTGGATCTATGCTGAAGCTAGAGCGCGGCAGCGCAGCCGACGTGCTCGCGGCAAGCAACGGCGCTACGCCAGGATCGACTCGAAAGAGCTGAGAGCCAGGAGCAGAGCACAACACCTCATTCCTTAGCCGACTGTTTGTGTGTTCCCTTGTTTCCTTGTTCTTTTGTTCCTTTGTTCTCTGGCTGTTCTTTGTTCTTTGTTCTACTCATACCTGTCACCGTTTTGTCACCGGCCTGGAACCGAGATGCTACCCGACGAGGAGAGCGTATGTCAATTGTGCTTGAACATCTGACCAAGCGCTACGAAGGCCATCCAGTCGTCAACAACACCTCGCTGGAGATCGCCGACGGCGAGTTTTTCGTGCTGCTGGGGCCGAGCGGCAGCGGCAAAAGCACGGTGCTGCGGATGATTGCGGGCCTGACCGGGATCGACCACGGGCGGGTGCTGCTCAATGGCCGCGACGTGACCCATCTGCCGCCGCAGCAGCGCAACGTCGGCTTTGTCTTTCAGCAGTACGCCCTGTTCCGCCACATGTCGGTCGCCGACAACATCGAGTTTGCGCTGCGCATTCGCAAAGTTGCCGCCGCCGAGCGCCGCCGCAAGCGCGACGAGCTGCTGGATCTGGTGGGGCTGGCGGGATTGGGCAATCGCATGCCGCACCAGCTTTCGGGCGGCCAGCAGCAGCGTGTGGCGCTGGCCCGCGCGCTCGCGCATCAGCCAGCGGTGCTGCTGCTCGACGAGCCGTTTGGCGCGCTGGATGCCAAGATTCGCACGGAGCTGCGGCGGACGCTGCGGCTGATTCAGCGCGAGCTGGGCACGACCACGATCTTTGTGACCCACGATCAGGAGGAGGCGTTCGAGCTGGCCGATCGGCTGGGCGTGATGAACGTCGGTCGGCTGCTTGAGGTCGGGCCGCCAACCGAGCTGTACCAGCGGCCACAGACCGAGTTTGTCGCCACGTTTCTGGGCACGGCCAACCTGCTGCTCGGCGAGTGTACCCCGCAGGGCGTGTGTGTCGGGCCGCTGCATTTTCCGCTGGAAACCGAGGCGCGACAAAACGGTGCTACCCAGCGCGTGCAGGTGCTCTTCCGGCCCGAAGACGTAACGCTGACTCTGGCGGACGCTCCGGCTATCGGCGCGACGCTGGGCCAGGCTGAGATCGAGCAGATCACGTTCGTCGGCTCGTTCGAGCGGCTGCGGCTGCGGCTGCCACCGCTGCCCCGCGTTCGTCCGATCGCTCCGGCCCCGCCCTTTGGCAGCGACACGATCCTGGTCGACGCGGCGCGCACCCAGGATCAGGCGCGTAGTCAGCCGCTCCAACCCGGCCAGCAGGTCTGGGTCGGCGTGCGGCGGATTCACGCGCTGACGCATCCCGGCCTGAATATCCTGATCGTCGCCGATGAAGCGATGGACAGCTCGGCGGCGCTATCCGTCGGCGGTCAACTGGCGCGGCTGGCACACGCGCGCACGACGCTGCTGGGCTACGGCAAGCACACCGCGACGCTGCAACAGCAGCTTCAGACGGCCCGCGAGCAGCTTGGCAGCGGCCTGCCCGCGCTCGACACGCTTGCTACCGTCGAGCCGCCCGCGGTCGCGGTCGCGCGCGAAACCGAGCGCAACCCCTACGATCTGGTGGTGCTAGGCGTGTCAGCACAGCAGGACATCGAGCTATCGGAGCAGATGCTTCAGGTAGGAGAGCATCATCTGCTGCTGGTGCCCAGGGCGCAGCCAACGCCCACGCACCTGCTGATCTGTGTCGCCAGCGGCGAGCCCGGCAAAGAGGATGTGCTCTTTGCGGGACGGCTGGCGCGGCACGTGGGAGCCGACGCGACGCTGCTCTCGGTGGTGCCAAACGATGATTCGCACGATCAGGCGCGCGAGCGAGCCGAGCGCTTTCTGGCAGCCGGTGCGCGGACCCTGGCAACGCTCGGCGTGTCCGCGCGGACGGTGATTCGCGCCGGGCAGGTGCGCGACGAGATTATTGCCGAGATGCGCGACGGCGGCCATGACCTGCTGGTGCTGGGCGCGCCTCTGAGCAGCCGCGACAGGCGCGGCGCGTTCGCCGGAGTGGTCGCGCAGCTTCTGGGCCAGGCTACCGAGCATCCCGTGCTGATCGTCCGCTCGCGCTACGCCGCCGGCACGGCGCGCGTGAGCTACAGCCGTGCAACCATGCTAGAGGAGGCTATTCGATGAACAAGTGCATCGCACTTTTGATCCTGTCCTTGCTCCTGACCGGCATCCTGGCTGGTTGCGGCGCAGCGCCCGGCAGCGCGGCATCTGGCGCTCCCGCCAGCGGCAAAGAGCTAACGCTGACCCTGGGCGCGTACACCACGCCGCGCGAAGCATACAAAAAGCTGATCCCGATCTTTCAGGAGCGCTGGAAGCAGCAGACGGGCCAGACCGTCAAGTTCGAGGAGTCGTATCTTGGGTCGGGCGCGCAATCACGGGCGATCGTCGAGGGCTTCGAGGCCGATATTGCCGCGCTGTCGCTGGAGGCCGACATCACCCGTATCGCGGATGCTGGCCTGATCACGCACGACTGGAAGGCCAGAAAGGACAACGGCATCATCAGCACGTCGATCGTCGCGTTCGCGGTGCGTGAGGGCAATCCCAAGCAGATCAAAGACTGGGCCGATCTGGCGAAGCCGGGCGTCGAGGTGCTGACGCCCAATCCCAAGACCAGCGGCGGCGCGATGTGGAATATGCTGGCGCTCTACGGCGCGGCGCGGCGCGGCTTTGTGCAGGACGTGCCCAAGAACGACGACGCAGCCGCGACGACGTTTCTCAAGGCGGTGCTCAAAAACGTGAGCGTCCTCGACAAAGGCGCGCGCGAGAGCATCACCAACTTCGAGAAAGGTGTCGGCGATATCGCGATCACCTACGAAAACGAGGTGCTGGTCGCGCAGCAGAGCGGCGAGAAGATGGATCTGGTTATCCCGCGCTCGACGATCCTGATCGAAAATCCGATCGCGCTGGTCGATACCTACGTGGACAAGCACGGCACGCGCGAGGTGGCGGAGGGGTTCTTGGAGTTCCTCTACAGCCAGGAGGCGCAGCAGGTCTTCGCCGAGTACGGCCTGCGCTCGCTCGATCAGCAGGTTGCCAAAGCTACCGCCGATCGCTATCCGGCGGTCGAGGATCTGTGGACGGTACAGGAGTTTGGCGGCTGGGCGAAAGCCACGCCCGATTTCTTTGGCGAGAGCGGGACCTACACGCGCGCTATCGCCGAGGTGCAAGGCCAATGACCACACTTACGTCAACTCGCCCGTATCCGATCAAGGAGCCGTCGGCGCGGCCCTGGGGCCGCTGGAGCGTGCGCGCGGTCGCGCTGACCTACCTGACGGTTATGCTGATCCTGCCGCTGGCGGTGATCGTGCGCTACGGCTTGCAGGACGGACTACGCGGCATCTGGGAGTCGCTCACGCAGCCAGTCGCGTGGCACGCCCTGAAGCTCACGCTGTGGACCGCCGCGATCATGGCGCTGATCAATGCGGTGATGGGCACGCTCACGGCCTATGTGCTGGTGCGCTACACCTTTCCGGGCAAGGCGCTGCTCAACGGCGTGATCGATCTGCCGTTTGCGATCCCGACGCTGGTCACGGGCGTGACGCTGGTGGTGCTGTACGGGCCGCAGAGCGCCCTCGGCTCCTGGCTCGACCGGGCGCTTGGCCTGCGGATCATCTTCGCGCCGCCGGGGATCATCCTGGCGCTGCTCTTCGTGGCCTTTCCCTTCGTGGTGCGCACGGTGCAGCCGGTGCTGGAAGCGCTCGATCGCGATCAGGAGGAGGCGGCGGCCACGCTTGGCGCGGGCGCGTGGACCATCTTCCGGCGGGTGACGCTGCCACCGCTGGCGATGCCGCTGATCAGCGGCACGCTGCTCAGCTTTGCCAGAGCGATCGGCGAGTTCGGCGCGATCGTGATCGTCGCGGGCAATCTGCCGCTGCGCTCGCAGACGGCGGCGGTCTATGTCTATGGCGAGATCGAGGCGGGCAACCAGCGCGACGCGAGCGCGATCTCGGTGGTGATGCTGGCAATCGCCTTTGCGCTGGTGCTGCTGGTCGATTATCTTCAGCCACGGAGCGCCCGGCGCGCGCAGGAGGAGCCGCGATGAGCACGATGATCGATGCGCATAGCGCGCGTCCGGCGACGACGCTTGAGATCTGGCGGCGGCGCGTGCTGATCGGCATTGTCGTCGGCTACATGGCGCTGCTGATTCTGGCCCCGATCGGTGCGCTGATCGCCGGGGCGTTCGCGGAGGGCATTGGCGCGATGTTCGGCGCGCTGAGCGATCCCGACGTGCTATCGGCCTTCTGGCGCACGCTGCTGATCGCGGGCATTGTGATCGTCGTCCATGTGATCTGCGGCACCGCTGTAGCCTGGGTGCTGGTGCGGCATCGCTTTCCCGGTCGGCGGCTGCTCAACGCGCTGATCGATCTGCCCTTCGCGGTATCGCCGGTGATCGCGGGCCTGATGCTGATTCTGCTCTTTGGGCGGCGTGGCCTGTTCGCGCCGCTGATCGAGACAACCGGCATCCAGATCGCCTTTGCGCTGCCGGGCATGATCATCGCGACGCTCTTCGTCACGCTGCCGTTCATGGTCCGCGAGCTGATGCCGGTGCTTGAGGCGTTCGGGATCGAGCAGGAGCAGGCCGCCGCCACGCTCGGCGCGAGCGGCTGGCAAAGCTTCCGGCTGGTGACGTTTCCGGCGCTGCGCTGGGGCTTTATCTACGGCCTGACGCTGACGTTTGCCCGCGCACTGGGCGAGTTCGGCGCGGTGCTGGTGGTGAGCGGCGGCGTGCAGGGCCGCACCGAGACGGCGACGATGTACGTCTTTCGCGCGCTTGACGAGCGGCAGTATACTGGGGCGTATAGCGCGGCGCTGGTGCTGGGGCTGTTTTCGCTCCTGCTGGTGCTGGGCGCTGAGCTGCTGCGGCGCAGGGAGCGCTGAGAGCGGCTCCGCGCGGTTGCTGCAACTGACGGACACTGCGACACGTACAGCTTAACATGGCTGTCGCGTCGCAGTGTCGCAGCCTTATGGCTATGCATGACCATGCCTGTTCTCCCGACGCAGTACGTTTCATCGCTAGCATTCGCCGCGCATCGTGCTATCATTCAGTGACAGTTGTACAGAATAGTGGTTGCCGTTGGTAGCTTGAACCCTCATGCAGAATCTCATCCGCCGGTTACGCCTCAGCACGCTGCTCATCGGCCTGAACGTTGGGCTGCTGCTGCTGGCTGTCACCGGCGTTGCCTTTGTGGCCGTGCGGCTGCTTCAGCAGCTTGCCGATGAGCAGGCCTTGGCCCGTGTCTCGCAGGCCGGGCTGATCGCCCGCCAGGAGATCGTGCTGACCGGAGACGATGCGCTGACCTCGGCGCGGCTGCTGGCGGAGCGGCCCACGCTGCACCGCATGCTCCGGAACGACGACGCACCGGCTCTGGCGACGTTTCTCGCGCAGTTCCAGCAGACCAGCCAGCTTAGCGGCAGCGCCGTGCTCCGTGATGGGCGAATCGTCGCGCGGAGCGGCGCGGACCTGCCGTGGAGCGCGATCTGGGCGGCCCGGCAGCATGACGAGATGCGCTTCCTCCACCCGGCACAGCCCGACGATCCACTGATCCTCGGCGCGTGGGCCAGCCTTCCCGAACAGCCCGGCAGCTTCGTGATCGTCGCGCATCTGCTCGATGCGACCTTTGCCCAGGCGTTGAGCGCCGAGCTAAGCCTGCCCACGGCGATCGTCAACCGGCAAACAGCACGGACGAGCGCTCCGCCACATGCCGCGCTGCGCGAGCAGACGCTTACAACCGGCGAGCCAGCCGCAGCGCGCATCGACGCGCAGAGCCGCTACGTCGCGGTTGTGCCCGTGCGCGCGTTTGGCAGCGATACGGTGGGACTGGTCGAGATTACGATGCCGACCAGCAGCGTTACCCGCTCGCTGCAAAAGCTGGTCCAGACGCTACTCGTGCTGGCGCTGCTGGTGACTACGCTGGCGGCGCTGGCAAGCTTGCTGATCGGGCGACGGCTCGGACAGCCGCTTCAGGCGCTAACCGTCTCGGCGGAGCGGATCGGACACGGCGATCTGGCAACGCCGGTGCCGGTCGCTTCGGGGGCGGAGATCGGCACACTGGCGACGACGCTCGACGAGATGCGGCGGCATCTGCTTCAGCTTACCGCCGATCTGCGGCGGCAGCAGGCGGAGGCTCAGGCGATCGTCACGGGCATCGTCGAGGGCGTCTTTACCGTGGACCGCCAGCGCCGCATCCGCTATCTCAATCCCCAGGCCGCCGCGCTGCTTGGCGTCGAGGCGCACGCGGCGATCGGGCGCTTCTGCGGCGATGTGCTCAATCCTCAAGGTCCCGGCGGCGTGCGGCCCTGTGAGGAGCAGTGCCCGATCGTCCATGCGCGCTTCCGTGGCGGCGCGCGCGCGACCGAGCATTTGCTGCTGCGCGACGGACAGCGCCGAACGGTGGTGATCACCAGCGCGCAGCCAGAGGAGGAGCAGCAGGTGCAGGTGTTGCGCGACGAGACTGAGATCGAGGCGACGCGGCGGCTGCGCGATAGCGTGCTGGCGAATATCTCGCACGAGTTCCGCACGCCGCTGTCGGCGCAGCTTGCCTCGATCGAGCTGCTGCTCGATCAACTCCCCGATCTGACGATCGATCAGATCGGCCATCTGGTGCTGGCGCTCCAGCGCGGCACGCTGCGTCTGACGCAACTGATCGATAATCTGCTGGAGAGCGCACGCATCGAGTCGGGCCAGTCCACGATCCGCCACCGGCCCGTCGCGCTGGACGAGGTCGTCGAGTCGGCGCTTGAGCTGGCGCATCCGCTGATCGATCAGCGCGGCCAGGATGTGGTCGTCGAATTACCATATCCGCTGCCGGTGATCTCCGGCGACGCGCCGCGCCTGACGCAGGTCTTCGTCAATCTGCTGGCGAACGCCAACAAATTCGCGCCGCCCGGCTCGACGATTCGGATCGGCGGCGCGGTCGATCGGACGACCGTCACGCTGTGGGTGCAAGATCAGGGGCCGGGCATGCCGCAGCATGCCGGGCCTGCGCTCTTCGGGCGTTTCGTGCGCTCCTCCGACGAGGAGCCGGAGCAGAGCGGCGTGGGCCTCGGCCTGTGGATCACTAAGTCGATCGTCGAGCGCCACGGCGGGCGGATTGCGGTTCAGAGCGCCGATAGCGGCACGCGCATCGAGGTTATCTTGCCGCAGGAGCAGACCCATGAAACTATTAGTCGTTGACGACGATCTGGAGCTACAGGGCTTGATCGGCTTCGCGCTGCGCCAGGCTGGCTATCTCGTGCTCACAGCCGACGACGGGCCGGGCGCACTGGCCGTGTTCGAGCGCGAGCAGCCCGATCTGGTGATCCTTGACGTGAATCTGCCGGGGCTGAGCGGCTTCGAGGTCTGCCGCCGCATTCGCGCGGATTCTACCACGCCGATCATGATGCTGACGGTCCGCAGCGGCGAGGAAGATATAGTCCACGGGCTGGATCTGGGCGCGGACGACTATCTCGCCAAGCCGTTCAGCCCGCGTACGCTGCTGGCTCGCGTGCGCGCGCTGCTGCGCCGGTCCGAGATCGAGCGCCCCGCGCCGCTCTCCGCAGGCGATCTGCATCTCAACGTCGAAGATCAGACGGCTCGCATCGGCAGCAGCCCCCCGATTCGCCTGACCAACCTCGAATTCCGGCTGCTGCAATACCTGCTGGCGAACGCCACGCATACGATCCCCGCCGAGCGGCTGACCAGCCATGTGTGGGGCTATCGCGGCGTCGGCGATCGGCAGCTGCTCAAGCAGCTTGTGCATCGTCTGCGCCAGAAGATCGAGCGCAGCCCGACCGAGCCGCAGTATATCATCACCGTCGCCGGGATCGGCTACATGCTCCAGCCGGGCAGGCAGCAGTAGCGCGGATGCTCACGTCAATAGCGCAATCGATTCATGAAAACCTTGCCAGGCTGGTCTAGCTCATGCTACGATAAACTCATCGCTTGAGAACATGAGAGGGAGCATCTATGACGGCAAACCTACAGCATCTTATTGGCGAAGCGCAGGTGCTCTCGCCGCAAGAACAGGTCGAGCTTATCAGTGCCGTATCGCAGTTCTTGCACCAGAGCTATCAGCCACCCCTAATAGCTGACTTCTGGCAGCCAAAAACGCCTGACCAATTGATACAGGCGCAGGCCATCCAGCCTGTTCGTGATATTTCCGACCTCGTTTTTGACGATTGGCCGGAGGGCGAGACAGTGGACGATATGGTTGCATACATCGAGCAGCAGCGCCATGCGGATCGGTTTCATAGAGCATGAGCGTCTTACTACTCGACACAAATATCGTTTCGTATCTCCTGAAAGGTGACACACGCAACTGCTTATGCGCCCTACTTGAATGAGCAGACATTAGCCATCTCGTTTATGACTGTTGCGGAGCTTTACCAATGGGCAGCCATTCGCGCTTGGGGACCGCAGCGCAGGAGAC
This genomic window contains:
- a CDS encoding MoxR family ATPase, whose product is MSPTPMFRSIDELQSALAAHAYVADRSLATAVYLALKLGKPLLLEGEAGVGKTEIAKVLARLLDTRLIRLQCYEGLDVSTAVYEWNFPRQMLYLRAAELEGESKDRAIHDIFGPDFLLKRPLLQAIESSAEERPPVLLVDELDRADDEFEAFLLEVLSDFQISIPEIGTIAAARPPVVVLTSNRTREIHDALKRRCLYHWIDYPSIQKEIEIVHARVPGIDERLSRQVVAFVHELRKMDLYKLPGIAETLDWVAALTALDRTALDVETVDDTLGAILKYQDDIEAVRKRGLPALVEQAG
- a CDS encoding ATP-binding cassette domain-containing protein translates to MSIVLEHLTKRYEGHPVVNNTSLEIADGEFFVLLGPSGSGKSTVLRMIAGLTGIDHGRVLLNGRDVTHLPPQQRNVGFVFQQYALFRHMSVADNIEFALRIRKVAAAERRRKRDELLDLVGLAGLGNRMPHQLSGGQQQRVALARALAHQPAVLLLDEPFGALDAKIRTELRRTLRLIQRELGTTTIFVTHDQEEAFELADRLGVMNVGRLLEVGPPTELYQRPQTEFVATFLGTANLLLGECTPQGVCVGPLHFPLETEARQNGATQRVQVLFRPEDVTLTLADAPAIGATLGQAEIEQITFVGSFERLRLRLPPLPRVRPIAPAPPFGSDTILVDAARTQDQARSQPLQPGQQVWVGVRRIHALTHPGLNILIVADEAMDSSAALSVGGQLARLAHARTTLLGYGKHTATLQQQLQTAREQLGSGLPALDTLATVEPPAVAVARETERNPYDLVVLGVSAQQDIELSEQMLQVGEHHLLLVPRAQPTPTHLLICVASGEPGKEDVLFAGRLARHVGADATLLSVVPNDDSHDQARERAERFLAAGARTLATLGVSARTVIRAGQVRDEIIAEMRDGGHDLLVLGAPLSSRDRRGAFAGVVAQLLGQATEHPVLIVRSRYAAGTARVSYSRATMLEEAIR
- a CDS encoding sulfate ABC transporter substrate-binding protein — protein: MNKCIALLILSLLLTGILAGCGAAPGSAASGAPASGKELTLTLGAYTTPREAYKKLIPIFQERWKQQTGQTVKFEESYLGSGAQSRAIVEGFEADIAALSLEADITRIADAGLITHDWKARKDNGIISTSIVAFAVREGNPKQIKDWADLAKPGVEVLTPNPKTSGGAMWNMLALYGAARRGFVQDVPKNDDAAATTFLKAVLKNVSVLDKGARESITNFEKGVGDIAITYENEVLVAQQSGEKMDLVIPRSTILIENPIALVDTYVDKHGTREVAEGFLEFLYSQEAQQVFAEYGLRSLDQQVAKATADRYPAVEDLWTVQEFGGWAKATPDFFGESGTYTRAIAEVQGQ
- the cysT gene encoding sulfate ABC transporter permease subunit CysT; translated protein: MTTLTSTRPYPIKEPSARPWGRWSVRAVALTYLTVMLILPLAVIVRYGLQDGLRGIWESLTQPVAWHALKLTLWTAAIMALINAVMGTLTAYVLVRYTFPGKALLNGVIDLPFAIPTLVTGVTLVVLYGPQSALGSWLDRALGLRIIFAPPGIILALLFVAFPFVVRTVQPVLEALDRDQEEAAATLGAGAWTIFRRVTLPPLAMPLISGTLLSFARAIGEFGAIVIVAGNLPLRSQTAAVYVYGEIEAGNQRDASAISVVMLAIAFALVLLVDYLQPRSARRAQEEPR
- a CDS encoding sulfate ABC transporter permease subunit, which gives rise to MSTMIDAHSARPATTLEIWRRRVLIGIVVGYMALLILAPIGALIAGAFAEGIGAMFGALSDPDVLSAFWRTLLIAGIVIVVHVICGTAVAWVLVRHRFPGRRLLNALIDLPFAVSPVIAGLMLILLFGRRGLFAPLIETTGIQIAFALPGMIIATLFVTLPFMVRELMPVLEAFGIEQEQAAATLGASGWQSFRLVTFPALRWGFIYGLTLTFARALGEFGAVLVVSGGVQGRTETATMYVFRALDERQYTGAYSAALVLGLFSLLLVLGAELLRRRER
- a CDS encoding ATP-binding protein — protein: MQNLIRRLRLSTLLIGLNVGLLLLAVTGVAFVAVRLLQQLADEQALARVSQAGLIARQEIVLTGDDALTSARLLAERPTLHRMLRNDDAPALATFLAQFQQTSQLSGSAVLRDGRIVARSGADLPWSAIWAARQHDEMRFLHPAQPDDPLILGAWASLPEQPGSFVIVAHLLDATFAQALSAELSLPTAIVNRQTARTSAPPHAALREQTLTTGEPAAARIDAQSRYVAVVPVRAFGSDTVGLVEITMPTSSVTRSLQKLVQTLLVLALLVTTLAALASLLIGRRLGQPLQALTVSAERIGHGDLATPVPVASGAEIGTLATTLDEMRRHLLQLTADLRRQQAEAQAIVTGIVEGVFTVDRQRRIRYLNPQAAALLGVEAHAAIGRFCGDVLNPQGPGGVRPCEEQCPIVHARFRGGARATEHLLLRDGQRRTVVITSAQPEEEQQVQVLRDETEIEATRRLRDSVLANISHEFRTPLSAQLASIELLLDQLPDLTIDQIGHLVLALQRGTLRLTQLIDNLLESARIESGQSTIRHRPVALDEVVESALELAHPLIDQRGQDVVVELPYPLPVISGDAPRLTQVFVNLLANANKFAPPGSTIRIGGAVDRTTVTLWVQDQGPGMPQHAGPALFGRFVRSSDEEPEQSGVGLGLWITKSIVERHGGRIAVQSADSGTRIEVILPQEQTHETISR
- a CDS encoding response regulator transcription factor; amino-acid sequence: MKLLVVDDDLELQGLIGFALRQAGYLVLTADDGPGALAVFEREQPDLVILDVNLPGLSGFEVCRRIRADSTTPIMMLTVRSGEEDIVHGLDLGADDYLAKPFSPRTLLARVRALLRRSEIERPAPLSAGDLHLNVEDQTARIGSSPPIRLTNLEFRLLQYLLANATHTIPAERLTSHVWGYRGVGDRQLLKQLVHRLRQKIERSPTEPQYIITVAGIGYMLQPGRQQ